A window of the Cheilinus undulatus linkage group 21, ASM1832078v1, whole genome shotgun sequence genome harbors these coding sequences:
- the LOC121503745 gene encoding serine/threonine-protein kinase/endoribonuclease IRE1-like, producing MGCHGFSRRSGVPGTEGWIAPEVFSEDCKKNPTCAVDIFSAGCVFYYVVSQGSHPYGKSLQRQANILLGSHNLDHLQTDKHGDIVARDLIEQMLSMEPQKWPSAESVLKHPFFWSLEKELQFFQNVSDRIEKELLDGPIVRQLERGGRAVVKGDWRECLCRQ from the exons ATGGGCTGCCACGGTTTCAGCAGGAGGTCCGGCGTGCCGGGCACAGAAGGCTGGATCGCCCCTGAGGTTTTTAGTGAGGACTGCAAAAAAAACCCA ACGTGTGCTGTTGACATCTTCTCTGCTGGTTGTGTTTTCTACTACGTGGTGTCTCAGGGAAGCCACCCATACGGCAAATCTCTGCAGAGGCAAGCGAACATCCTGCTGGGATCACACAACCTGGATCACCTGCAGACTGACAAACATG GAGACATTGTAGCCAGGGATCTAATAGAGCAGATGCTGAGCATGGAGCCACAGAAGTGGCCTTCAGCTGAGAGCGTTCTCAAACATCCTTTCTTCTGGAGCCTGGAGAAGGAGCTGCAGTTCTTCCAG AATGTGAGTGACAGAATAGAAAAGGAGCTGCTGGACGGACCAATCGTGAGACAgctggagagaggagggagggctgTAGTCAAGGGTGACTGGAGGGAGTGCCTCTGCAGACAG TGA